TCTCTGATCCCTGGAAATAGCCATGAATCCAACCCCCCTATGGAGCGCCGCCGACATCCAGGCGCACTGCCAGCGCTACGGCCTGCAGTTGCCGGAACCGCTCATGCGGCGCATGCAGGAACTATCCACCGACGTATCGCTGGCCGGCATGGGCATCGCCCGCATGCCGGCGAAAGACCGCGAGCCGGCACTGGTCTTCGACCTTCCCGCCGCGGCCATCCACCGTGAGGAAACATGATGGAACCGTATGAACTGACCGCCACCGAAGCCTCCGCCCTGATCGCGGCGCGCGAACTGTCCTGCGAGGAACTGGCCCGCTCCACCGTTGCCCGGATCCGCGCCCGGGATCCGGACATACGCGCCTGGAGCTGGTATGACGAAGACATGATCATCCGCAACGCGCGCGAGCTGGACAAACGCCCGCCGCGCAGCCCGCTGCACGGCCTGACCTTCGGGGTCAAGGACGTGATCGATACGGCGGACATGCCCACGCAGCACAATTCCCCGATACACGTGAACCATCAGCCGGGGCAGGATGCCGCCTGCGTCGCCGTGGTCCGGCATAGCGGCTCGCTCATCGTCGGCAAGACCGACACGGTGGAGTTTGCTTCCGGCGGACGGCGCGCCGTCACGCGCAATCCGTACAATCTCGCGCACAGCCCTGGAGGATCCTCGTCCGGTTCCGGGGCCGCCGTGGGCGACAAGCAGGTGCAACTGGCCTTCGGCACGCAGACGGGCGGGTCCCATATACGTCCCGCCGCGTTCAACGGCATCTACGGCATCAAGCCCACGCACGGGATCGTCAGCCGCGAAGGCGCGAAGATGTATTCCCATACGCTGGACACCATCGGGTGGTACGGGCGCTGCGTGGAAGACCTGCAACTGGTGGGCCGCGCCTTCCAGCTGCCGGCGGATGACCGCGCGGCGCCTACCGGCGTAAAAGGCCTGCGTATCGGCCTGTGCCGCACGCCCGTCTGGTCGGCGGCCGACGCCTATGCCCGCGCCGCGTTGATGGAAGCCGCCCGCCGCCTCGAGGCCGCGGGCGCCATCGTCGAGGAACTGACGCTGCCCGCCAGCTTCGACGGCATGGACGCCGCCCAGCAGACCGTCATGCGCGGAGAGGGCCGCGCCGCCTTCCTGCCCGCCTATCTGGGCAGCCATCATCTGCTGCACGAGGACTTCCGCGAAATGGTGGAGAACAGCAGACGGATCACGCCGGCGCAGCTGGTGCAGGCCTACGACCTGGCCGCCGCCTGCCGGCGCGCCTTCGACGGCCTGTTCGGCGACACCCTGGACGCGGTGCTGACGCCCGCTTCGCCGGGCGAAGCGCCCGAAGGCCTGCAGGACACGGGCAATCCGGCCTTCAATTCCATGTGGACGCTGCTGCATGTGCCATGTGTCGGCATCCCCGTGGGCAAAAGCGCGCGGGGCCTGCCGCTGGGCATCCAGCTGGTGGGACCGCGCTTCGCCGATACCCGCCTGCTGGACATCGCCCGCGCCTGCGCGCCGGCGATCCATCAGGCCGGCACGCTGACGCAGATCGACGCGGACGTGGCGGTGGCGGCCTGACCCCCGCCTGCCCCCGCCAGGCCCGCCGGAAAGGCGGGCGGCCCGCCCGTCATGCCTGCATCAGGTCCTCGATCATGGCGGGCAGCTCACGCACCCGAACGCCGGTCGCATGGTAGATGGCGTTGGTGATCGCCGCCGCCGTCCCCGCCAGCCCGATCTCGCCCACGCCGCGCGCGCCCAGCTCGTTCAGCACGGGATCGGGATAATCCAGGAAGGTCACATCGATCTCCGGGGTATCCGCGTTCGACGCCACGATGTAGTCGGCCAGGTTGCTATTGGCCGGCTTGCCGCTGCGCTCGTCGTAGGTCGTATGCTCGAACAGCGCCATGCCCACGCCCATCACCACCGCGCCTTCGATCTGGTTGCGCGCCGGACGCGGATTCAGGATGCGGCCGGCGTCGATCACCGTGACGACACGGCTGACCCGCAGGCGCGCGATCTCCGGCTGCCACTCGACCTCGACGAAATGCACGCCATAGGAATTGATGGAGTACTTGCGCTTCAAGGGATCGTCGCCGAAGTTGCCCTCGGTCTCGCTGCCCTCGCCCGCGATCGCGCGCAGGTCGGCGCCCGTGACGATCTCGGCGAAAGGCTTGCCGCTTTCCGGCGGCTGGTCCTTCAGATGCACGTAGCCGCGCGTGAAGGCCAGGTCGTCGGGCTTGCGGCCGGGGAAAGCGGCCTTCTCGCCGTCGCAGGCGGTCTTCAGCACCGACTTCACCGCCTCGCGGGTGGCCTTGAACACCGCAGGAATCACCGATGACGTCACGGTGGAACCGCCCGAGACCGGCCCGGGCGGCAATGCCGTATCGCCCAGCGCCACGTCGATGCGCTCGAGCGCGATGCCGGTCTCGGCGCCGACCAGCTGCGCCATGATGGTGTAGGTTCCGGTGCCGATATCCTGCGTGCCGCAGGCCACATGCGCGGATCCGTCGGCGCGCAGCTCGACCCGGGCGTGCGTGGGCTGGCGGGCGCCCAGCCATGAGCAGCACGCCATGCCCCAGCCCAGTATCTTGCCGTCGCGCTGCATGGAGCCCACTGCGGGCGTGCGGCGGGCCCACCCGAATTTTTCAGCGCCGCGCTGTATGCATTCGGTCAGGTGGCGCGAAGAGAACGGCAGGCCGTTGCCTTCGTCGTGGTCCGGTTCGTTCTTCAGCCGCAGTTGCACGGGGTCCATGTTCAGCGCCACCGCCAGTTCGTCCATGGCCGACTCCAGGGCGAACAGGCCGGGCACGGCGCCCGGGCCGCGCATGGCCGTGGGCGTGCCCATGTTGCGCCGGCTAAGGGCCGAGGTCACGCGCAGGTTCGGCGTGCTGTACATGTGCGGCGTGGCCTCGGCGCAGTCTTCCTCGTAGTCGTCCAGTATCGAAGTCTGGTTCAGGAAATCCTGCTGCAGGGATTGCAGCTTGCCATCCTGCGTGGCGCCCAGCCGTATGCGCTGCTGGGTGATCGGACGATGGCCGACGTTCTGGAACATCATCTGGCGCGTCACCACCAGCTTGATGGGGCGGCCCAGCTGGCGCGCCGCCACCGCGGCGACCATGCAATGCGGCCAGGGCCACAGCTTGCCGCCGAAGCCGGAACCCAGGAATTGCGAGATCACGCGCACCTTTTCCGGCGTGGTACCCAGCGCCTGCACCATGACCGCCTTGTGGTTGTCCACGGCCTGCGAGGTCTCGTACAGCGTGTATTTTTCGCCATCCCACAACGCCACGGTCGCGTGCAGTTCGATGGGGTTGTGCGTTTCCACCGGCGTCACGTACGTATGGTCGACCTTGACGGCCGCGCTGTCGTACGCCGCGGGCGCCTGGCCGCGCTCGCTGCCCACCTTGACCTTGGTATCCGCCGACAATTGCGTGGCGACGACCGGCTTGTCCTGCTTGTAGCCGACCTTGACGGCCGCCGCGGCCGCCGTGGCCTGTTCGAAGGTGTCGGCGATGACCGCCGCGACATACTGGCCGTAGTAGCGGATCTCGTCGTCGTGGAAAGGCGGCCGCCCCTCGTCCACCTTGGCGCCCTGCACGCGGTAAAGCTTGCCGGCATTTGCGCGATGCAGGATCAGGCGCACGCCCGGCATGGCCTGCGCCGCCGCGATATCCAAGGACTCGATGCGCCCGTTGGCGATGGTGCTGCATACCGGCACGGCGTAAAGCATGCCAGGGAAATTGAAATCGGAGGTGTACATCGCCGTGCCGCTGACCTTCAGCGGCCCATCCACGCGCGGCGTGGCGCGACCGATGACGTCGGCGGCGCGCGTGGCGGGGCTTGCTTCGACTGTGCTCATGACTGTGACTCCTGTTCTACGCGGCCTGCGTGGCCTGTTTCAGGGTGTGAACCAGGCAACGCCGCGCCAGCTCGATCTTGAAGGCGTTCTCGGATTGCGGCCGCGCATCCTTCAAGGCCGCGTCCGCGGCGGCCTTGAACACCTGCTCGCCAGGCGCCTGGCCCTGCAACGCCGCTTCGGCCTCCGGAGATCGCCATGGGCGCGTCCCGACGCCGCCCAGCGCCACGCGGACATGCGAGATCCTGCCCTGGCTGACCGTCGCCACCACCGCCGCGGAAGCCAGCGCGAACTCGTAGGATGCGCGGTCGCGCAGCTTCAGGTAGACCGAACGGTTGCCCTGTGCGGGGGCCGGCAGCGTCACGTGCGTGATCAGGTCGCCGGGCTGCAGCACGGTCTCGCGGTCGGGCGTATCGCCCGGCAGGGTGTAGAAATCGCCGATGGGCACGGCGCGAGTGCCCTGCACGCCCTGGATGTGCACGGTCGCTTCCAGCGCCACCAGGGCGACGTTCATGTCCGACGGATTGCTGGCGATGCACTGCTCGCTGGTGCCCAGCACGGCCAGGTTGCGGTTGTATCCGCCTATCGCCGAACAGCCGCTGCCCGGCTCGCGCTTGTTGCATGCCGCGGCGGTATCGCGGAAGTACACGCAGCGAGTACGTTGCAGCAGGTTGCCCCCGGTGGTCGCCATATTGCGCAGCTGCGCCGACGCGCCGGACAGCAATGCCTGCGACAGCACGGCGTAATCGCGCTTGATGGTGGCGTCATTGGC
This genomic interval from Bordetella genomosp. 8 contains the following:
- a CDS encoding amidase, encoding MMEPYELTATEASALIAARELSCEELARSTVARIRARDPDIRAWSWYDEDMIIRNARELDKRPPRSPLHGLTFGVKDVIDTADMPTQHNSPIHVNHQPGQDAACVAVVRHSGSLIVGKTDTVEFASGGRRAVTRNPYNLAHSPGGSSSGSGAAVGDKQVQLAFGTQTGGSHIRPAAFNGIYGIKPTHGIVSREGAKMYSHTLDTIGWYGRCVEDLQLVGRAFQLPADDRAAPTGVKGLRIGLCRTPVWSAADAYARAALMEAARRLEAAGAIVEELTLPASFDGMDAAQQTVMRGEGRAAFLPAYLGSHHLLHEDFREMVENSRRITPAQLVQAYDLAAACRRAFDGLFGDTLDAVLTPASPGEAPEGLQDTGNPAFNSMWTLLHVPCVGIPVGKSARGLPLGIQLVGPRFADTRLLDIARACAPAIHQAGTLTQIDADVAVAA
- a CDS encoding xanthine dehydrogenase family protein molybdopterin-binding subunit, which gives rise to MSTVEASPATRAADVIGRATPRVDGPLKVSGTAMYTSDFNFPGMLYAVPVCSTIANGRIESLDIAAAQAMPGVRLILHRANAGKLYRVQGAKVDEGRPPFHDDEIRYYGQYVAAVIADTFEQATAAAAAVKVGYKQDKPVVATQLSADTKVKVGSERGQAPAAYDSAAVKVDHTYVTPVETHNPIELHATVALWDGEKYTLYETSQAVDNHKAVMVQALGTTPEKVRVISQFLGSGFGGKLWPWPHCMVAAVAARQLGRPIKLVVTRQMMFQNVGHRPITQQRIRLGATQDGKLQSLQQDFLNQTSILDDYEEDCAEATPHMYSTPNLRVTSALSRRNMGTPTAMRGPGAVPGLFALESAMDELAVALNMDPVQLRLKNEPDHDEGNGLPFSSRHLTECIQRGAEKFGWARRTPAVGSMQRDGKILGWGMACCSWLGARQPTHARVELRADGSAHVACGTQDIGTGTYTIMAQLVGAETGIALERIDVALGDTALPPGPVSGGSTVTSSVIPAVFKATREAVKSVLKTACDGEKAAFPGRKPDDLAFTRGYVHLKDQPPESGKPFAEIVTGADLRAIAGEGSETEGNFGDDPLKRKYSINSYGVHFVEVEWQPEIARLRVSRVVTVIDAGRILNPRPARNQIEGAVVMGVGMALFEHTTYDERSGKPANSNLADYIVASNADTPEIDVTFLDYPDPVLNELGARGVGEIGLAGTAAAITNAIYHATGVRVRELPAMIEDLMQA
- a CDS encoding FAD binding domain-containing protein; the protein is MEMFQLTRASDVQDAVRAGAAARTAQQGADVRFLAGGTTLIDLMKLDVERPARVIDISRLALDRIEPQDGGGVRIGAMVRNADLANDATIKRDYAVLSQALLSGASAQLRNMATTGGNLLQRTRCVYFRDTAAACNKREPGSGCSAIGGYNRNLAVLGTSEQCIASNPSDMNVALVALEATVHIQGVQGTRAVPIGDFYTLPGDTPDRETVLQPGDLITHVTLPAPAQGNRSVYLKLRDRASYEFALASAAVVATVSQGRISHVRVALGGVGTRPWRSPEAEAALQGQAPGEQVFKAAADAALKDARPQSENAFKIELARRCLVHTLKQATQAA